AACACTACTCTGAAGTCTTTACAATGATCAATACCTCTCACTCTACACACTGTATAATTGCTGTCAAAGATATATTGATTATAGTTGCTTTAAAGACAAATATTGAGACACTCCAGTGAAGCACACGACTGGACACAAGAGGCTGATCTTCAGTCTACTGATCGTGTTTGGGTGATTTTCAAAGTTGTGACCGTTGATCTCTGTTGTTACACACGAGGTACTGAACTGAAGAGGGTGTATAAAGACTACTAAAAAAAGTAGCCTGTGGAGTTTCAGACCTCTAATTGCATCGCTGAGCTGTTGTGTTCCTAAATCAGGCACGTGCACATGGGTGACACGATACACAGTCCTGCCAATAGTTTCACGCTAATCCAATGATGAACAGGTGACTGAGGAGGTAACGCAGCAATGTGCCAACAAAGGCAGCAGGCTGGTAACGGATGTAAACACGGCAGGacgtgaggaaggaaggaaatgtatAATTCTTAAACCTCAGGGCTTCTTTAATCAGGCAAAGCTGGCAGACGTGACGTGACGTGATTCTGGCATTATTTCGGCTGTTGAGACTGACCTTAAAGAAGCTGCAGAAGTCGTGAAGGGAGTTCTTAGGTCCGAGGAAACCCCAGGCCAGGACGGGACTGATCTGCTCACACACAGTATAGAAGTGGGCGATGAAGCCGTCAGACacctgaggagaaaaaaagagcagagttAAAAAGGGCCTGTTTAACCTGGTAGGTAGCTGGTTGTGTttattgatgatgattttaattatgcagcccatacatcaatggagagagtagacaggagtccaggatgtcttgcattgaaaaggtttatttacttgatcaaggagaaatgagcgaatgatcagtacacgttatgttctgatgctcccttcaattctgaagtttctctcctccggggatagactttaaaccacacagataatgcccaaggttgagccatgcccaaatatgggcagctccaacacatctacaatatacagaatgtagtctactggtctatagacagaacattgcttagacctcactcaggacctttgtcttACATCCAACACTacatcaaacctctgactccagttacctttaccccattcagggaaaacagtcaaagacatatctgacctcggttgctatagcaacactatcagaatgcctcctgtttccCCGATagggagcagactcactgcttaccactatctcaaggggagacagtgtctaaacccaatatttggtgtggccttgctatgcaaagcctagtttgacccagtgcatattagttatggaaaattccctaacatttattatacattaaatattaacatcagGATCAAAAGATGTCAGATTAGATGAAAGACTGAGCAGTATCTACAGCGTTTCAAAGGTGTCACACTCACCTTCATGTGCTGTTTCTTCTGCTTCAGTACTGACCAACAGCTGGACGCCACCGCCTGTCAATCACATACAGACCACAATCTAAGAAAAGCCAAAAACTCACAAACAGCAAACGAGGACTATTCTTTGTAAACCGTGAACTAcagtttgtgttattttcacTCACCGTCTCCTTGAAGGAGCTGTTGAGCCAGCGGTTGTTGATCACATTCTGGATGGAGATCGGTGGATTCTCCAGGTCCTCAAACGAGTCCATCAGGATGAAGTCCAGCACGATGTCGTAGAAGTTCAAGTGCTTCACCTGATGAGGATGATTAAtaactttattaagttttatcTTCTGTCTACTGTACTTCACTAAAATGTGGTGTAATTTGCACTTAAACTGTATTTGTAGACATGCAGACACATTAATGTGGATATtatacagacaaacaaacaaaccagctGAATTTTTGTGCatgtagaaaaacacagaacattgaTTAACATTATATCTTGACTGATCCTGTCGGTGTGTCGGTAGATTTAAATAAAGTGTCTCTCACCGGGGAGATGCAGCTGCGAGCAGGTTGCTGTATATAACTATGTATGTTCAGACCCGGCCCTCGAACAAGTCAATAGGACGGGCATTTGGTTTTCGTGAGGGGACACACAAtgcattatatatttgtttgaaCACAGCTTTGGAGGGGAGGGTACATGCTTCCCACAAATTTGGTGTTTGTCAGATCAGATCATTGAGGACTCATGTGGAGTCACACGTcaatgccaggtgtgaacagaCGTACTTAAAGCTATTcacttgtgatcagatcaccCAAAAACACACGTTAATGCCAACTGTAGCCAGAGCCAGAAAGAGGGCCGAGGAGAAAAGTCAAGACAGCGGGACAGTAACTCACCCCACGTGTGGCCAACTCCACCTCTGTGTTTTCCCAGTGCTCCGTGTGCTCCAGGAAGGAAAGCATCTCCTCAAACACTTCTTCGAATCTCTTTGGGCTCTAAAGTCCAAATGATAACAGTCAGGTAGGAAGCACTCGTTGAAGATGTGTCATCTCATTATAGACAGTACGAGTTGTGACTTCAGTCTTACCTTGTGTGCTTTAACGATGATGGAAGACAGTATTTTCTTTCCGGTGTCGGCCAGAAACATCCTGGTCGTCCTCTCACACAGAATGAGCTGCAGGCAAAAGACATCATATTCTAATTATTAAACTGTTAAGAGTTAAGCCTTTGTAGTTGAGTGGTTACAGCGGACGCTACATAATGGCAACCCTGGTTAGATTCTGGCaaaggacctttgctgcaggtcattcctctccctctctctccgtttcctgtcggcctctatcCCATCCACTGTTAAATTAGGGCAAAAAAAGGGCcttaaaataaatctaaaaaaaaaaactagaaaatagTGGCCCTGATGACTTTCTAAAGTAGGGTAATACCATAGACTGTGtataaaatggacataacatccggATGtcactgctgctcggaagccaatagtttcggatctgagcagcgccatcttgaaaatttcaggtgcatgctgggtaaaaaaaaacacggattctacttatatgggcatcaggaggagcatgaggcgccctcctgaacctgtgaaccaatcaaacctgtcaatcaggacgtagccacgccctaatgcataccctgctttatcgtcacatataaaatcagggaggccaaaatgtcccaaatgaacatcatactgcattgaagaaggctttaaactagcgattgagaccataaacacattttgaaaacgtttactgaggttagaaatcaagtgagaagttggtgaattctccattgacttgtatagagacggaagtccttttgacaccaaaagggtcgccccctggtggccttttgatagaatgcagttttaagttacttccgcgttggcatcatttcagaggaccagaactccccgcctgggtaaTACATTACAATGAACTTATTGATTCTTGGTTgttttccattaaaaataagaatatgaATGTGTTGAATAAAAACTGTATAATAGCAAATGAAAAGCAAACCCCAACTGGTATTTCATGAGTTTGCTTCTCTGGGACACAACTTTTTAAATTCAACAATATTCAAGAAATCCCGTCATCTCAGTGGGAGCGATGTTATAAAACTGAATTTCAATTGATGAGGATTGACAGTACCTGACATGCCTGCCGCACACAGTGCAACTTGGCCAGAAAGTCAACGTCTCCAAGACACTCCAGCACCTCAGTTCTGACAAAGAAACCAAGAAAAAGATCACGTTAAAACATCTGCAGACAGGACAAGcgatgaaaaatacatttccagcCAGCATCATATATCTGAACAGGTGTTAACGAGTGTATTTACCTCAGCACCCTGCAGGAGATCTTGCCTTCCTCTGCCATCTGCAGTGCCTCCTCATAGAAAGGATGATGACCGAGTGCGTAGACACTCCTCAGCTCTCTGTGCTCTGACAGCTGAGACAGAAGAGCAGCACAGGTAGAAAAGGATTATTACAGATACAATAATGACCCCATGCCTGTCAGAGGGAGGGTTACTGTAGGGTTGGAGTAGAAAAATTCTTTAATTAATCCTTTTCGAACATTCAATCGTTATTATTTGTGTCGTTTATTGAAAGTTTGCAGTTATTTATATCTGTTTTGATGCCTAtacaatttattttcttatattaacattcaaaataaataaactaaactaaactaggaaagggaaaaaaaaacaagtttagtGTAACTGATGACCAACTGGAGGCTAATTATGTCTCAAAGGCTGAACCTTTGTTGTCTGTCCCACCTCAGTAACTCCAGGTTTAATGTGTCCTTGATTACTTCTTAatgactgtgtaaagtgaattcagacattttcttctaaacacattaaataggtcataaaaaatgtatttctaaaaaaggtgtaaaaagcatttcaaccatttagatttgaattgtggagctagccgagttagccgccgagttatcAGCCGAGTTAGCATAGATATATATACTGACAATATGTATCAgagtatatatatgtatgtcagtatatatatatgctgagttagcagcaggaagctctcaggcctagcgtccatgtttctggtagaggtggtgactttgattgacaggtgacacttggtagggggcggggcttcagcgaactcggcggccactcccacagcgtttgggagcagagaaataggcagacttttacacaactttgaagcctaatttcatttatttggcaatttttttaatcattcaaattttgcagggtggttaacaacatacttttctgtggtatgtcaaactcaggagacatatttatttttactttacacggactaaGTCATGTCCGATCACTGCACCTTAACCTTTAATAATCATTCAAGTGTTTTGTGTCCTTCACATCTTTGAACAGTAACAACAAACCAGGCACatgactgtgtgttgtgttggagGCTCCACTGAAACTGTAACAGCGAGCTGACTATTGTATACTGAAGGAGAAATGTTGAAGCTCTATTAATAGAGACTCACTAAGCATGTGTGACCCAGTTTCACTGCAGACAGCTCTGCATGACACTCACTGGTCAGTAAATGGTAAACTAGTTTGACTTtaagcatttacattttaaggttttattaAGTTCAAAGAATAATTTATTTGAGTGTAAATTCAATAATTTAACAGTTATTTACATTAAACAATAACTGGATGTATAAACACTCAGGTCCAGATatacagcatctttcatcatgTTGGGAGATGAAGACATTTCAAAAGCTTCAGTGAATCAGTCATCCTTAACAACCACTTTATCTTTGTTCATGCACCAGAAGCAGCGGCTGCACAGCTCAGACCCCCACAGTGACTTAATGAGTTAAAGGAGATAAGCGGCGTGCTGATAAACACCGGGTGGTGAACCTACAGGAAGATCAGAGCTATTTGGATCAAACTCCCACTGTGAAGCGGTCGCAGATTTAATGCTTCAGAAACTCTGAGGTTGAGATGTTTGCATGATTCTCTTCTAATGAAACTAATGCTCCTCTGTGGCTTCATCACATATTCTATTTAatattgttaattaattaatagacAATAATACTGCAGCTTCAGCCCCGGTACTGTAATACTAGTCTGTTGTTAATGTCACATCTGCAGCTTAATATTTTCCTACGGTAATGTGATCAACATACTACTAACCATTTTACGATTGATCTTTTAGGGAccaaaattattacatttattatgtttttatgtctcaTTTTCAATTGGAACAACATGTTGTgatcaggcggggagctccggtcctttaacttaaaactgcattctatcaaaaggccaccagggggcgaccgttttggtgtcaaaaggacttccgtctctatacaagtcaatggagaattcaccaacttctcacttgatttctaacctcagtaaacgttttcaaaatgtgtttatggtctcaatcgctagtttaaagccttcttcaatgcagtatgatgttcatttgggacattttggcctccctgattttatatgtgacgataaagcagggtatgcattagggcgtggctacgtcgtgattgacaggttgattggttcacaggttcaggagggcgcctcatgctcctcctgatgcccatataagtagaatccatgtttttttttacccagcatgcacctgaaattttcaagatggcgctgctcagatccaaaactattcgcctccaagcagcagtccacaaaccaatgggtgacgtcacggatgttacgtccattatatatacagtctatggttgtaatacatgaataaatgaagctGGAACCGTTTTTAAGGCAACAACGCAAAACATTTGACGGTTCCAGGCTCTTAAATGTGAGACTTAGTTGATTTTCTTGGTTTTACATTATAGTTAATATACTATTTTTGGGGTTTGGACAGTGTAATGCATGTAGGATATTGTAATAGgtatttttcacagttttctgaaAAACGTATGCATGCACAAAcgtataaaaataatatttctctttgtgtgtttctctcacctcagcagcagaaacaaaagaGTCAGTGGAGGCGATGCTGACGCTGTCTCTCAGACAGCCGTCATCCAGCTCCTCACGGGCCAACATGTCTGCAATTACATCAGAGGAAGTGAATAACCAAAAAAACGgtcatttttgtctttcacaGTATTACAACGTAATCTTGAAGAGAGCTGAATCAGCATCTCACTGCTGTAGTTTTCATAAGAATTACATGATAAGCTCCACATAGTCGCTGTATTGCTTTGCATCATGTTAGTTCTCACTCACCCTGGCTGTTGGTGGACGAATGGTCCGACATGCAGAGCACTCCCTCAAACTCCTCCTGGAGGTGATACGCTCTCTGCAGCAGAGACTTCAGCCTGTGGATGAACTCTGCACTGATGACGTCCtgaagataaaacaaataaaaagtgactAACAGAACTATGGCAGGTCTTTATGCTTTACTTTAATCTGATTCCACTTagtttaattacagttttaatgatgtaattcaattaaatatgatttgaaaACAGGCCCTTCAATATTTAACATCAGGAATCTGATTCATGTGGGTTGGTTTAGTTTAATCTAAAGACCATCATTTAATTAAGTGATGGTTTTAAGGGAAGGAGCAGGTGAGGCAAAggtaaaaagaaacatttctaaAACCTCAGACCTTTTTCTCCTCTGACTTGTGAATCCCTGTTCAcctacttttttaaataagctATCTTTAGCGGCACCACTGAGTAGTGGAAACCTTGGCCATATGACTGAGCAGCAGGACTTGTTTGGGTGTCTACGCTGAACTTACACACTAATCCAAAACCTTTCTAATAAGGTTAGAGAGCTCGTGAGTTAGCTGTTACATAATCCAAACTTTCACACCGATGGGTTGCCCGCATACAGGTTATTTATGTGTGCCACATGCAGCGTAGTGTTTATTGGCAGCTCCTcatgtttggtttttaaatAACAGCAACAGGCGAAGGTTGAAAGGTGAATGAAGATAGAATATAAAAGAGAAATCTCTGGAAGGATCAGACTCCATGCTACTAAAAATACAGGAGCCTATTAATCAATACACATAGGGTgcaacgtgtgcaaacttgacatcacccgcagaaaatgtgcaagctgatctactaacgcggcgcactgaggtttgcgtctttcaactgtgcaagatagtacacgctgtccatttagtacgtttgccttaatgaatgtaatattagtagtttaccgtaatgaatgtaatatgagacgtttcaaccccagtgtgcaaaatacagggaggagaaaatgcaaatatgttatttagcacacgcattgtgatttaccaaacctgaaggtattatttctgacgctaataatacctttgaagggcaggaaTTAAtcagctgttactatggagacgaggagacggaggcacaatgacagaataaacacaggaaggagtttttccacctgtgttaataattttggaatatttttggttttactaccagcattgactttgtcactaatactctcccatatgtgggtttctctggtcatattagtttttgttataactcaatatatttgttaacctcttccactagaacctgatcacatttcattttgcgcttgcagctttctgctcgtccaaactctccataaagacacaaaaccctcatttaaatactgctgtctgcaccctgttgcctgttttcatttacgcagttattcttagtagatcacctgcaaaacacacgcaaacggcacgcgcaatctattgcaccgtgcacgcaatttagtacccactatttgggatcttagtaaatcaggccctaactCTTCTCCTTCTGAGGCCGCTGTCCACTCATTTTATTTAGTGGTGTTGCAAAAAGGTGTTAAAATTGCTGTTTTCCTTCACATATGACAAACAAGTGCCAAAGTCATTTACAGTTTTCAGGCAGGAATTTTAAAGTGATAAACTATTattaatccccccccccccccccactgtgGAGTAATTTATATCCGTCAGTGTAAAATGTGCCCCTGTGTTCACCTCCATGCCCTGCTCGGCGATGGCGTCTCCAGCTCCTGTTTTAATGGAGGCGCAGTTCACTTCGTCCTCAACCTGCTTGCTCCTGAATGTCAACGCCTCCTCCCACCGCCGCAGAGCCTCCTCAAATAAATCCATACCTgggataacacacacacacacacacacacacatacatacagtgagtCTCCTAAAGCGATCAACAACTCAAAGGCTCCATTTCGAAACCTGAAGTAACCCACCAAAAATAGATGATTGATCACCATCTCTTAATAGTCTTACAGTGTATCATATTGCATTATATCAACAGTTCTGCAGTGAGGTAGGTTTTTACCCATCAGGTAGAGGTTTTCAGGCGTGGTGACGGGTAAGTTGACCATGCTGCAGATGTCCGAGTCTCCCAGTCTGTCCCAGCAGGTGGATTCATTTGCACaagtgctgctgctggatgAGTTCATGCTTTTTACCTGCAAAGACACAGCGGATGAACACAGTTAACTTTCAAACTGCAGAAACAGCAAATGTTCTAGTAAAACACTGAATTGTCCTATGTAGTGAATCCCATCTACACAGCATATTATAGTAAGTTTCCCCATTATGGGACAAATagaggaatatcttatcttacatGCTATTAGAGCAGGTTGTTATTCTACCTTTTCTTCCATTGTTACTGCATTATTTGCTTGGTTTttgttactaaaaaaaaaaaggtacaaaatATCTCTTAACACACAAGCTAACATTAAACTGTGTCTCTGTCTTACCGAGGCCAGGCTCTGCAGAGACCCCGACAGTTTTCTGTAGGTCCCTGCAGAGAGGACCAGACCAGAAGGGTAGCCATTCTTGGAGTTGAGGGAGAGAGTGATGTTTTGTTGATTGGCGTCATCTGGATAAGACAAAGATGAGAGTTAAGAGACAGTGTTAAAGAGAATGACCAAAATACATTGATTATACAGTACGTGCATGTAGCAGAGTTACACAGGTTGACCAATGTTTACAAAGACAAAGTGAAGCATCACTTCAtcctgttttaatttgtgtctaTCTGGCTCATCTGCTGCTGAGGGAGGGTATTGAAAAAACTAATTCCTCATCTCATAAAGTCACTGTCAGTCAGGCTGCAGGTAACACAGCATTTTGGATCTTTGTGAATATTgattctttttgcgtttccactagggaaagtacctggtacctggtccttttttagtacctgctctggtgaggttccaagcgatcCAAGCCAGTACtaaaatgtgatgtcaacacactgccggccactgattggtcagaagagttgtcgctggaagagtcatgagccgtcccacacaagaatcaaacccggcatttttaaataccggcagcagcgttaccatagttacagctatacggctcaattttcttgctttgtgtgtgacagaaagccacatacagcagcaagtacaccactgcctccatgtcctccattgtttatgtgttttgtgtcgcgtataaaacgaagtcacggcagtttcgcggagccgtgctatgacgaccccgcccacgttgagtaggtactttttgtaatggaaaaggttcctggagccgtaccgaggcgagtcgaggcgagtcgtgctggaactgtgtagtggaaaagcgccaaaagaaaatggaaaataaatatgacaaaaaaaagaaatcgtGGACTCTGAGTGTTGTTTAAGTGAGTCAACAGGGTACGAACCAAAAGAAGCAGAAGGGAGAAAATACACTGATTGaaatatgtacttttacttatatAACACAGATGTAATTCACACCTGGGTCACACAGAAGCATTAGCAAAGGTTGATTGCATCAGATAAATATGATCCACTATTCATATACACAAAAAGCCATCTAGTCATTGTTCCATCCTGTAGAAACTTTGTTAAGCTCTCCAGGGTTTAAACCCCCAATCTATTAAATCAGTTGTGCTTTAAGAAGAATTAACGTAGCCAACTGCTCATTTGACTCCATTTAATCCTCCATTTTTGTTAATTTCTCTTTGGTTCTCTAATCAGTGGCAAATCTTCCTAAGTGAGATTAAATAAGTTAAAGCTTTTATCTGGAGCCGGCTGCTTAGAGTTCAAGCCGCAGACTCGTCACTCTGATTACATCACAAACCAGCAACTGGGCTAACACGCTAAATGGAGATCACAGGCCAGTGGGCTACTGgttgaggaggaaaaaagaagaggagataTGCCGGTGACAGGAAGTCGTACCGTTCAGCGCAGAGGCCGAGGAGTAGAACTCGATGCTGGCCTGCTCCCACTGCGGTGAGATGGCCTTCTTCCTGCCCTTCCTCCTCTGGAAGTGGCGTGCGAGGAAGAGGAGTGTGACGGCGCCGACGGTGGTGGCAGCAACCAGTCTCTTGGTGTCTGTGCTGACACTCACCTGAAGGAAACGCAGACAGGAGGAGGTTAAAATCaaaagtttgagttttttttcccttttactaAGATTTTTTTGGGGGCTTTTTTGCCTCTATTGGATAGTGAGCAGTGaagaagcagacaggaaacaagaggatagagagatgggtatgacatgcaataaAAGTTTGAGTTTTGAATTCATCCTGAGCAGTAGATTagtttattttccattaaaaacaactaaaccAAAAGCTCTGTAGCTCcatatttgtcatttaaaatgtattattattattattatcataccATCAACCATGAGGAACATCCCAAAACTCACACTTACCACAatcaaaaacaataaagatTACATTTCTGGAAATTTTTTTGTTTGGTGTTGTACATTTTTCTCATCCTACTGATAACTGATGGGACAGATGATGTGACACTGGGTCCAGATAAAGTGTTTTATCCAAAGTGGCTGTACtgtactaatactactactgatagCTGACAATGTTTCAGTGatataaaaacagcaacatttattataattagaATTAAACAGTCAAAATAGTTATCAATAGATCtgttaatgatgaaaataatcattatttgcagccACGGAAACCAAAAGTTTAAAGATTAGAAATAAGTTTTGTGTAGAAGGACGTCACaagatgttaaaaataaagGTAGACTGACACAAAGTAACATAGTTTAACAGCAGAAATACGATAAATATCAGAGATCAATGATAAAAGTATTCAACGTCTGTGGCTAAAACTATTCTTGAATTTCTACAGCTGAGACCAGGGGTATCCATAATGCCTCAATTCACCAGCAATGAGACCCTGACCACACTACAAAATGAAACCGGGCGCATCGACTGAATGAATCTCCTGCCCGAGAGTTCGACTGAGGATACACATCTCAGATTACACCAGATACCGCTGATGTAACAGGCAGCTACCAGCCTGTCATCTAGATTTTAAAAGAATGAATTTCAGATAGCATGcatgtctcctctctgtctgtacaTAGAAGCTCTGAATGAGGAGGCGGATTATCCTCACTGACATGGCCGCAGTGCATTCCCAACATCCGAAGATTACATAAGCAGTGAGTTTGGAGCTATGACAACAGCCataatattgacttttttttattatgttttggaAAAAGCTGCTGAATGGACAGCGATGATTAAATGGCGGTACAGGCTGCTGTTCCTGTTACAGCTACTGCTAAATGTCAGACATGCTCCTACCAGACCCCAACGATGTGAGATTTGCTACGTGACttgagccacacacacaaactctcctCATGCTTCGCT
This genomic interval from Scomber scombrus chromosome 11, fScoSco1.1, whole genome shotgun sequence contains the following:
- the miga1 gene encoding mitoguardin 1, producing the protein MTHETLTSSQLSVKAAALRMVDLPLSVYGSLAQVSVSTDTKRLVAATTVGAVTLLFLARHFQRRKGRKKAISPQWEQASIEFYSSASALNDDANQQNITLSLNSKNGYPSGLVLSAGTYRKLSGSLQSLASVKSMNSSSSSTCANESTCWDRLGDSDICSMVNLPVTTPENLYLMGMDLFEEALRRWEEALTFRSKQVEDEVNCASIKTGAGDAIAEQGMEDVISAEFIHRLKSLLQRAYHLQEEFEGVLCMSDHSSTNSQDMLAREELDDGCLRDSVSIASTDSFVSAAELSEHRELRSVYALGHHPFYEEALQMAEEGKISCRVLRTEVLECLGDVDFLAKLHCVRQACQLILCERTTRMFLADTGKKILSSIIVKAHKSPKRFEEVFEEMLSFLEHTEHWENTEVELATRGVKHLNFYDIVLDFILMDSFEDLENPPISIQNVINNRWLNSSFKETAVASSCWSVLKQKKQHMKVSDGFIAHFYTVCEQISPVLAWGFLGPKNSLHDFCSFFKDQVLHFLKDIFDLDKVRYSSVESLAEDMLHLLHRRSELLLAYLGADSLRHLNSCSSTQVQLVPKALLEAPVQ